The sequence CAGGATCGCCGCACCACCGTCATCCACTTGAGCGACAAGGGCCGCAGGATGATCAACGTTGCCGAGAATGCCCTGAACGACCTTGACGCGGTGGCTAGGACCGGTCTTTCCGTGAACGATGTTCGGTATTTTCGCCGCGTGCTGGAGCGCATCCGTAACTCTCTGGATGCAGACGAACAGTCGCAGGTGCTGGTGCTCGCGGACGTACTCGACGAGTGACCCGGTTGCCAACTTGAGCCATGAGGGGTATCCATGCCCCACTTCGTCCCGCAAAACATGGACGCAGACGGTAAACGCAACATTCAACAACAAACATCAAGCACATCAGCGGAGCGTCTTCGTGAGCATCATTCAGTCATTTCGGACTCGCCCCGGCCTGTGGGCCTTTCTGATCATTGCCGCGACCTTTGCCGTGCGCTTTTTCTTTGTGGCCAGCGGCCAGCTCAATCTGGTTCAGGACGAGGCGCATTACTGGGACTGGACCCGCAATCTCCAGCTCACCTACTATTCGAAGGGTCCGCTCATCGCATGGATCATCGCCACCTGGACCAGCGTGTTCGGCGACACCGAGCTGGGGGTTCGCTTTGGCTCCATTCTCGGCCTGGCCATGACGCAGGCCGTCATGTACTTCGGCCTCGCCAAGCTCTGGAAACGTCCGGGCATGGGGCTGCTCACTGTCTTCGTGCTCACCACCATGCCTCTGTTCATGGCGCTCGGCATTCTCATGACCACGGACAACTCCTTCGTGTTCTTCTGGGCCGCGTCCATGTTCAGCCTGTATGCTGCGTCCAATCCCGAGGGCAACCTGCCGGCCGTGCACACACGGGTGAACAACCTTCCCTTTGTGGTCATGGCCGTGTGCTTCGGGTTCGGCATCCTCGCCAAATATACCATGCTCGGCTTTCTCGGCCTGAGCGTTGTCTACGGCGTGCTCCTTCAGTGGCGGCGTATGCTTCCGCAGGGTTTCTGGCCTCGCCTGATCATCACGCTTATCGCCGGCGTGATCATCGGTTTCCTGCCGACGCTCATCTGGAACATGCAAAACGATTTTGTCGGCTACAAACACGTCATCTATCTCATCGGCCTCAAGGGCAAGCAGGCCTCACAGCTCATTCGCTTCGACCATTTCCCTGAATACATCGGCTCCCAATTCGGCCTCGCCACCCCCTGGTGGATGATCTTTGCGCTCATCGGCGGCGGCGCAGCGGTTTTCCGCTACTTCGACACCCGCCCTTCTCTCGTGGAGACCGAAGCTCCCAGACTTAACGCCCGACAGGCCACGCTGCTGGCGGTCTTCTTCTGGCCCATGTGGATATTCTTCCTGCTCTGGAGCTTTCATGCGCAGGTGCATCCCAACTGGACCACCGTGAGTTATGTATCCGGCTCCATCCTTGCCGCATACGCGTTCGCCGGATTTGTGCGTCGCCGCAAGGGCACGGGAATGCGCAACCTCGTCATGGGCCTCTCGGTGCTCTTTTTCCTGATCGTGAACCTATCCCCGCACCTTCCCATCCCACCTGAAATCAACATCACCAACCGCCTCAAGGGGTGGAACGAACTCGGGCAGACCATCGACGACCTGCGGGAGCTGCGCTTCGCAGATTCCGACAAGGTATTCATTTTTTCCGACGTATACGACATGACCGGCGCCACGGCCTTCTACACGCCCGGCCAGCCGCGCACCTACTGCGCATGGGTCGATGACCGTCGTATGAATCAGTACGATCTTTGGGAAGGTCCTTCCGACAAGGTCGGCTGGGACGCCATCTTCGTTCGCAAGCGCGAACAGGGCGGCGCCCCCAAAAAAGTTCGGAAAATGTTCGATGAAGTCTCCGAACCCATCGTGATTACGACCACTTTCAACGGTCAGCCCGCCCGGACCTTCACCCTGAACATATGCAAAGGGTTCAACGGATACTGGCCATCCAATAAAGGCAGATACTAACAACTTCGGAATGATACGCTCAAAACCCCCGTCGGATGCCATTCGACGGGGGTTTTTCTAGAGCTTTTTTAGAGCTGTTGCACTGCGTTGTACTTTGTTGACAAGCTCTGACAAACTGTGTCATCGGATGTTCAGTCATTGAACCTGCTGGCAAAGACGGTTTATGGATTCGACAAGCAAAAGACCCGTGCTTTTGACGGTGAACGAAGTCGCCGAAATCTTGCGTGTCCATTATCGCACTGCCTACCGTCTTGTAACCGGCGGAAAGATCAGGGCCATCAGAATCGGCAACCAGTGGCGGGTACCGGAAGAGAGTTTGACGGCTTTCATTGAGGAAGGCTGGAAGGATTCGGTTCCCCAAAAACGCCGCAAACCGCCGAGCGGTCCGCAGCAGTTGAAACTGCCCATCGACAAGGAGTAGCACAATGGTGAGAAAGCCCATGCCAGGCACCGACACCGGCACCGAACCCGTCGTGGACATCACTTTGCCCAACGACTTCGGAAAGAACATCTCGCTGACCGGCAGTCTTGTCGAAGAGGAGATGTATTTCAACGACGATACCGGCATGCTGACCATGGAGAAGCTCTACCGCGCAGAAAACGACTCCTACGCATACAGCATCATTTCCGCCATCGGGCATTCCCGTGAACGCCGCGCCTACAGCATTCGCCCCGGCGAGGAGTTTACCCGCGTGGATAATGGCTGCATGGAACTCGACCTGCCTACTGAAATTCTTTTTGAGCTGCTCGAACACGCTGTTCGTTCCGAGAACAGCCGCGACAGCGAGAACAGCGAACACGTGAAGCGCAAACTCGCCGTCAACGAATAGACTTTTCGGCTTACGCCAAAAGAAAAAGGCCGGGACACTCAGTGTCCCGGCCTTTTTTCATTCACTATTCACGCCATCAGATCCGCTCGGATTCGATCTCCGGCAATCCGTCAATTGACTCCATGATCTGGCCCGGCGTAGCCGTTGCCGCGCCGATACGAGAGACAACGATCCCCGCCGCATGGTTGGCGAGGGTTGCCGATGCCACAAGACCGCCCCCGGCGGCAAGGCCGAGCGCCAAAGTGGCAATGACGGTATCCCCTGCTCCCGTAACGTCAAAGACGTTTCTGGCGAACGTGGGGATATGGTGTACATTTTCGCGGTCGTGGAACAGGGCCATTCCGTCGCGTCCAAGAGTCACCAACAGGTGACGGCATCCGAGTCTGTCGAAAAGCCTGCGCCCAGCCTCCACGGCCTCATCGCGTCCGGAAACGTGCATTCCTGCGCCTTCTCCGGCTTCCTTGGTATTGGGGGTCAGCAGGTCCACCCCCTGATAGAAATCGTAGTTTACCGTCTTGGGATCAACCAGCACCATCGGCCGGTTCTCCAATGACTCCAATGCGGACCACAGGCGGTCCATGAATTCTCGGCAAACAAGGCCCTTACCGTAATCCGAGAGAATGATGACCGGTGTGTTCTCCAAGTCTTCTTCAATGTCCGCAAAGAGCTCGTCCAGCTCCGGGCCTGTCGGATTGCCGAGTTCTTCGTGGTCTACGCGCACAATCTGCTGGTTGCTGGCCAGCACTCGGGTCTTGATCGTGGTGGGACGGGTTTCCGAGACTACGAGCCGGGTTTCGAGCCCGTGTTCGTTACAAAGTCTGGTCAGCGTATCACCATGGATATCCTTGCCACGCATTCCCGCCAAAACCGGCTGACCGCCAAGTTCTGCAATGTTTCTGGCAACGTTTCCAGCTCCGCCGAGCACGTGTGTTTCCTTCTCCACCCGTACGACAGGTACCGGCGCTTCCGGAGAAATACGCTCAACAGACCCCGTCAGATAATGGTCGAGCATCAGGTCACCGATGATCAGGACCCTCCGGCCCGCAACCTTTCCAAGCAATTGCTTCAGTTCATCCCGCATGGTTCGTGATTCTGTCCTTTATACGATCAGGAAATTATCATGCTGTTACTGCGGCCAGTCGCCGCCAAGCATATCCACAAGATTCCGCAAATCGTCTTCACTCTCATACTTGATAGTAATTTTACCTTTTTTAGGGCTTCCAGACATTTTAACCGCAACATTCAGTGAACCGGCTATGGACTCCTGAATGGTGCTCACCACCGGATCAGGCTCACTTTTCCCGGTTGTCGTGGTACTCTTTTTCGGTGAATGGTCTTCCCCCACTCCCGGCAGACGACCGTTGTTCTTCCAGAAAACCGCCTGCGCTTCGGACTGCCGAACGGTCAGCCCGTTTTCCAGAATGCGGCTATGCAGTTCACCCTGTACGTCGGCATCGGTCACCGACATAAGCGCCCTGCCATGTCCAGCCGAGAGATTGCCCTCGGAGATATCCTTGCGAATGGCTTCCGGCAGATTCAGGAGCCTGAGGGCGTTGGCGACGGCGGAACGGCTCTTCCCCACCTGCTGCGAAAGCTCTTCCTGACTCAGCCCGAACTGGTTCTGCAACTGCTGATAGCCAAGCGCCTCTTCAACGGGGTTCAGATCTTCGCGCTGGAGGTTCTCAATGAGCGCAACAGCGAGACTTTCCTGATCAGTCATCTCCCTGATCAGAGCCGGAATATCCTTCAGCCCGGCAATTTTGCTGGCTCTCAGGCGGCGCTCACCGGCCACCAGCTCATAGCGATAATCACCAACCGGACGAACGAGAATGGGCTGAAGAACGCCCTGACTGCGGATGGACTCGCTAAGATCCTTGAGGCCTTCCTGCGAGAACTCCCTGCGCGGCTGATTAGGGTTCGGCACGACCGATTCGATCGGGACCATGGTCACGGAAGCCGCTTCCACTCCCTTTTCCTGGTCTTCGCGCACACCGCCCAACAGGGCGTCAAGTCCGCGACCAAGTCCTTTCTGCATCGAACTCATGACACATTCCTCCATATTTTCGGGCGCGAGCTCTTGCCCAGCTCGTCACAAGCGCCTATATATCCATTCAATTCATTAAAGACAGTCATCTCAAAAAGGATCCATCATGAACGATCATGTCCGCGAACTTTACGACAAGGACGGCAACCTCATCGGCTGCCTGCTCACGGCCGAGGCCTGGCAGAGCGTCGGGGACAAAGTCAAAAATCTTCTCGGCATCAAGGAAGAGCCCGCTCAGGCCCCCGAGCCTATCCACGAATGGGACACCCTCAAGGAGTACTGGGACTTCAACTACGAACCTGACATGCACGTCCACTGTGAATGTTGCGGCAGCTCCACTCCCGACTGGCAACAGGATGACCCTCGCAAGTTCCGGCTGAGTTCCGCCACCCTTGGCGGCATGGTCACTTTCACCTGCCTTGAGTGTCAGGCCAAAGTCCTTAAAAAGCATTTCAAAGATGAAATAGTCACCGAATGCAGACCGTTTCAGGACAAGGACAAACGCCTTGAAGCCCGCTACTAACAATACAGGGGAGGCCCCCTCCCCTTTTCCTTCTAGTCTGCCGTTTTCTTGACGACTTCCTGCGCCAGAGCCAGGTACGCCTCAGCGCCTTTCGATTTGATATCGTAATTGATGACGGGTTTACCGAAACTTGGTGCCTCGGAAAGTCGTACGTTCCGGGGTACGATCACCTCAAAAAGATGCTCTGGAAACGCCTTTCGGACTTCATTCTTCACCTGCCATGAGAGCCTGTTTCGGGCATCATACATGGTCAACACCACCCCGAGCATACCAAGCTGCTGATTCAGCCGGTTTTTCACCAGTTCGTATGTCATAAGCAGCTGTGCAATGCCCTCCAACGCGTAATACTCACACTGAAGAGGCACAAGCAGTTCCGTGGCTGCGCAGAGAGCGTTCACGGTCAAAAGCCCGAGTGACGGTGGACAATCAATGATGATGAACTCGTAATCTTCATCCAGGCTGTCCAGGAGCTCCTTCAAATAGAACTCGCGACCAAGCTTATCCACCAGTTCAACCTCTGCTCCAACCAAATCCTGCGTTCCGGGCAGTATGTCCAGAAAGGGAACACTGGTCTCATACACTGCCTTGCGCGAATTTTTTACATCGAACAGGACGCTATAAATGTTGTCCCGACGATCGCCCGGATAAAAACCCAACCCGCTGGATGCGTTTCCCTGAGGATCGCAGTCCACAACGAGGACCTTTTTCTCCATCACCGCCAAGGACGCGGCAAGGTTGATCGCCGTCGTTGTTTTACCAACACCGCCTTTCTGGTTAGCCACTACAATTCGCCTTGCCACTTGACGCCTCCTTCTGGAATTCGAGCTTCCGGCCGGATTGTTTCACGTGAAACATCGAAACAGAGTTCTCCCCTTCCTTAGATGCTCCAGGAAAAGTTGGCAAGAAAAACGATCACGGCAAAAGAAAAAACCGGCCCGAAGGCCGGTTTTCCGGTGATTCTGATGATGATCGACAGTGGCCAATCAGTTATTCCGGCTTCCCGTAGTAATCGAGGTACCAGTCAACAAAGTTCTTGATGCCGACTTCGATGCTTGTATCGGGACGAAAACCCACATCATTTTGAAGGTCGGTCACATCGGCCTCAGTGGCAGGAACGTCCCCGGGCTGCATGGGCATCATGTTGTAGATGGCCTTTTTGCCAAGGCACTCCTCAATGACTTCAATGTAGCGTGTCAGCTCGACCACATTGTTGTTGCCAATGTTATAGATGCGGTACGGCACGGAACTGGTTGCCGGGTCCGGGTTGGCGCCGTCCCACTCGGGGTTCGGCGCAGCGGTGTTTTGGGTGACGCGAACAACACCTTCGACGATATCATCGATGTAGGTAAAGTCACGACGCATCTTACCGTGGTTGAACACGTTGATGGGCTTGCCTTCTAGGATGTTCTTGGTGAACAGGAACAGCGCCATGTCCGGTCTGCCCCACGGGCCGTAGACGGTGAAGAACCGGAGGCCCGTTGTCGGGAGTCCGTAGAGGTTGCTGTACGAGTGCGCCATCATCTCATTGGACTTCTTGGTGGCGGCGTACAGGGACATGGGATGATCCACCGCTTCATGGGTCGAAAGCGGCATGTTGGTGTTCATGCCGTAAACGGAGCTGGAGGATGCGTAAACGAGGTGCTCCACCTTGTTGTGCCGGCAGCCTTCGAGAATGTTGGCGAACCCGACAAGGTTGGAATCCACATACGCGCGCGGGTTCTCGATGCTGTACCGGACACCGGCCTGAGCCGCGAGGTTGACCACGTGGGTGAACTGTTCCTTGCTGAAGAGTTCTTCCATGGCGGCGTTGTCGCTCAGGTCGATCTTCGCGTGCTTGAACGCGGGATATTCGCTGATTATCTTGAGACGGTCCCACTTCACCGCAGGATCATAGTAGTCGTTGACGATATCGAGACCAACCACTTCGTGGCCCATGTCGAGAAAGCGCTTGGAAAGGTGGAACCCGATAAAACCAGCGGCTCCGGTGACGAGAATTTTCATCTATTCTTCCGTGTTGTTTGGCGTGTTCGTTTCCATATCCGTATTACGCTTTGTCAGCGCATCGGGCTTGAGTATGCCGAGTATGTCGAGCGGTACGGGGATGATGGACGAAGCCTTGCCGTCCGAAGTCATTTCCCGAAGCGTCTGAAGGTAGCGAAGCTGAAGCGCCTCGGGGTTACGGGAAATGATATCCGCCGCCTGCGAGAGCTTGTCCGCAGCCTGAAACTCCCCTTCCGCCGCAATCACCTTGGCCCGGCGTTCGCGCTCGGCCTCGGCCTGCTTGGCCATGGCACGCTGCATTTCCTGCGGAAGGTCGATGTACTTCACTTCCACCGTGGTCACCTTGATGCCCCACGGGTCGGTATGTTCATCGAGAATGGCCTGAATCTGCGAATTGACCTTGTCCCGGTGGGACAGAAGATCATCAAGCTCGACGCCACCACATACGCTACGAAGGGTCGTTTGGGCAAGCTGAGAGGTGGCGAACATATAGTCCTCGATTTCAAGAATGGCCCGAACCGGCTCAACAACCCGGAAGTAGACAACCGCGTTAACCTTCACGCTGACGTTGTCCTTGGTGATGACGTCCTGATTCGGAACATCGAGAGCAAAGATTCGAAGCGAAATCTTGACCATCTTATCGACGATGGGGATGAGGATGATCAGTCCCGGTCCTTTGGCTCCGATGCAACGACCAAGACGGAAAATGACGCCGCGCTCATATTCGTTGAGGACGCGAAGAGCCGCAACGAGAAACAAAATGACCAGTGCGACAATGGGAAGGACTGTGTACATGCTGTACTCCTTTGTTAACCGTTGGCATTCGTGGGTTCCGGGGACAGAGGCTCAATTTGCAACCTCAGACCGTTTCTGGCGACTATTTTGACCTTGGTATCGCGCGAAGGCGTAAAATCGCTCAGCGCAGCTGTGGCGGCCCAAATTTCGCCTCTGACCCTTATCTGACCATTCTCCTTTTCCCATGAAATGACAGTACCTTCCTGTCCGACGATAGAATCGCTGTCAGAAGTGAACCGCGTCTTTCTGGAGCGGAGTATCAGCCAGATTATGAGCGAAGCGAAGGCGACAAAGATGAGGGACGGCACGAGTACCAACCACGTGGGGATGTGCAGATAACCGTAGGGATCGCGAAAGAGCAGCATACCGCCCATGAACAGGGCAACGGCACCTGCGACAGTCAGCAGACCATAGCTGGTTATGGCCACCTCAAGCCCAAGCAGGACCAGGGCGAAAAGGATCAGCAGGATACCTGCCGCCGTGGTTGGGAGAACCGAGAGCGCATACAACGCCATGAGCAGGCAGATCCCACCGAGTACACCGGGGAAGATTGCGCCGGGATGCGTGATTTCGAAAAACAGCCCGATCATGCCGCCGAGCAAAAGGAAGTAGGCTATTTGGGGATGGAGCATCCACGAGAGAACCGAGTAGCTGAAACCTGGCTTGAACGTTTCCAGCACAACCTGATTCCCGGCAAAGGAGATTGCCTCGCCGTCATGGGTAAAGCCGCCCTCCCCTATGTCGGCAAGAAAGTCATGTACGGAAGGCGAAACGTATTCGATGACATTCTGTTCAAGCGCCTCAGCAGCAGTGATGCTGGCGGCGGACTGAACCGACTCGGCATACCATTCGATGTTGCGATCCCGACGCGCAGCGACCGCCCGGACGAGGCTGATGAAATCATTCTGCACCTTGGCCTGCATGGTCTTTTGAATATCGTCGCCAGTGACGCTGACCGGTGAAGCGGCTCCTATGGTTGTCTGAGGCGCCATGCCGGCAACATCGGAGGCGGCCACGAGGAACACGCCCGCACTCGTGGCCCGCGCCCCTGCTGGACCGACCCAGACTGCGACGGGAATCGGCGAGTTCAATATGGCCTTGACCATAGAACGCATGGATTGCCCAAGCCCGCCGGGGGTGTCGATGCGTAGCAGAACAAGATCCACTCCGGAATCCTGCGCATAAGAAATGCTCTCGATGAGCATTTCTTCGGAAGCAGGACTGACCGTCCCCTCGAAGTTGACTTGTAGAACCTGGAAGGGCTCCCCGTGAGCAGAAAGGGGAAATGCAAGCAACACCAACAGAAATAAAGAAGCCAAACGGATCATGACAGACCTCCGATTATCCCTAGTTGGCATAAGCCGGGGAATAAGGAAAGTATATCATCAAAGAAGAATGCCATAATGTTTCATGGGAAACATCTGTCATTATGAACATGAACGAACAGTTGAATGACAAAGTAAGAACACTAAAAAAGAACAAATGTTCATATTAAACATAAATACTTGTTTCAACAGGACAAAAGCATATTGTTCATCCCAAAAGAAAGGTGGGCATTGACTTTTTTTTAGGAATGATGACGAAGTAAGGAAAGACTGCAAACACCATCTAACAGGAATTATTACTATAAATAGCCATAACCGGCCAAGAAATTTGCCTGTGACAAAAAGCACTGACTGAGCTAGTCTAGACAAACTCTAACCAGTTTGTCCGAGGGCATTTTCATAAACACAACAACATGCAGTATTAATGGAAAAAAGAGGGTGAAGATGGCTGCCAAACCAATGCCTGAAAATCTGCCGGAACCGATCATAAACCCGAATGCCGACGTGGTGCTCACGAGACGCTATCTGAATAAGGACGAAGCCGGAAATCCGAACGAAACCATCAAGGAACTGTTCTGGCGGGTCGCTTCGACCATCGCGGCAGAGGAAGCGAAATATGAAACATCGGAATACGATACCGAGACGCTGAGTCGGGATTTCTATGACCTCATGACCGGCTATTGGTTTCTGCCCAACTCCCCCACCCTGATGAACGCCGGAACCAGACTCGGTCAGCTGGCCGCATGTTTCGTGCTGCCTGTGGAAGACTCCATCGAAGGCATTTTCGATGCGGTCAAGCACGCGGCAATGATTCACAAGTCCGGCGGGGGCACCGGATTCTCTTTCTCCCGCCTGCGCCCGGCCGATGCAGTCGTCGGATCCACCGGCGGCGTCGCGTCCGGCCCCCTCTCCTTCCTGAGAATATTCAACTGTGCCACCGAGCAGATCAAACAGGGCGGAACACGCCGCGGGGCCAACATGGGCATCCTACGTGTGGACCATCCGGATATAATGGAATTCATCAAGGCCAAGGAACGCGACGGGGAACTCAACAACTTCAACCTTTCCGTGGCCCTGACCGAAAAATTCATGCAGGCTGTTGAGAACAATGAAGAATACAACCTTGTTGCGCCGAATACCGGCACAGTCACCGGCACACTGAACGCGCGCGAAGTGTTCTCCATCCTCGTACGCAAGGCATGGGAATCAGGCGACCCGGGCATTGTCTTTCTGGACCGCATCAACCGGGACAACCCCACTCCGGAACAAGGCGAAATGGAATCAACCAACCCCTGCGGTGAGCAACCCCTGCTCCCGTATGAAGCCTGCAACCTCGGATCCATCAACCTCGGCCTGTGCTACAAGCCGGACGACAACGGTGGAACCGTGGATTACGATCGGCTCAAGGAAGTGGTCCATCTCTCCACGCGATTTCTGGACAACGTGATTGACGCTTCCCAGTACCCGCTGGAGCAGATCACCGAACATGTGCACAAGAACCGCAAGATAGGTCTTGGGGTCATGGGCTGGGCCGACCTGCTCTACCGCCTCGGTATCCCCTACGACTCCCAGAAGGCGGCCGATCTGGGCGAAACCGTCATGAAATTCATCCGCGATGAAGCCAGAAGCGCATCCAAGCAGTTGGCCAAGGAACGCGGCCCGTTCACCGCCTATGAAGATTCGGTTTTCGGCAAGGCCAATCTGGGACCCTACAGAAACGCCACCACGACCACCATTGCGCCCACCGGAACCCTTTCCATCATCGCCGGATGCTCCTCGGGCGTGGAACCGCTGTTCGCCCTGAGTTTTGTCAGGAACGTCATGGACGGCGACAGGCTCATGGAGAGCAACCCCTACTTTGCAGACGCGCTCAAGGAAGCTGGCGCCTACAGCGAAAAACTTATGGAAGAGGTGGCCAAAGGCGCATCCATACAGACCATGGAGCACCTGCCGGAAGACATCCGCCGCGTGTTCGTTACCGCCATGGATATCGCGCCAATGTGGCACCTGAAGATGCAGGCCGCATTTCAGAAATACACCGACAACGCGGTCTCCAAGACCGTCAACCTGCCCAACGAGGCCACGCAGGAAGAAATCTGGGACATCTACTGGAAAGCCTACGAGTATGGCTGCAAAGGGGTGACGGTCTATCGCGACGGGTGCAAACAGCTTCAGGTTCTCTGCACTGGCGACGGTGAGGAAAAGAAGGAATCCGAGGGGCAGAACGGTAACGCGCCGCGCGGGATCGTCAAGGACAGGCCGGACGTTATTTACGGCTTTACCCAGAAAGTGGAAACCGGACTCGGCGACCTGTACCTGACGGTGAATGAAGTGAACAACCGACCTTTCGAGGTGTTCGCAACCATCGGCAAATCGGGCCGGTCCATCACCGCCAAGGCGGAAGCCATCGGCCGTCTGGTATCGCTGGCCCTTCGCTCGGGTGTGGATGTTAGAGACATCGTGGCCCAACTCAAGGGCATTGGCGGCGACAACCCGAAATTCATCAAGAAGAAAATGGTCCAGTCCATCCCGGACGCCATCGCATGGGTCTTCGAGAACCGCTATCTCAAGGGAGAAACCGTAGGCTCCGGCGTCACCAGCCTGAGCCGTGAAGTCTGCCCGGACTGCGGTGAAGTGCTCATCTTCGAGGAAGGCTGCCACATCTGCAAAAGCTGCGGCTTCAGCAAATGCGGCTAGCCGGAAAGCAAAGAACATGAAAAAGGCCGGAAAGATCATCTTTCCGGCCTTTTTTGTAGCTATTTAAGAGGGAAGCTAGTCCCAGGTGCGCTTGTCCTCGATGGGGCGAATCTGCGGAGGCAGCGAGCCCGGAGAGAGCACCTTGAGGATCGGGCGAAGCTTGATCTTCTCGCGGAAGAGATGCAGCAGCTCTTCTTCCTGATCAAAGCTGCCAGCCTCGATGGAAAGGACCATCTCGTCGATGCCGCCGGGGTTGGTGACTTCGATCTGCCAGCGCTTGACGTCCTCGAAACGCGCCATGACCTGCTCCACCTGATGCGGGTACACGAACATGCCCTTGATGCGGGCGGTGGTGTCCACGCGACCGACAATGCCGCCCAGACGCGGACTGGTGCGTCCGCAGGGACAGGGGCTGCGGTCAATGTAACCGAGGTCACCCGTTGCCAGACGGATAAGCGGATAGGTCTTGTTGAAGGCCGTGACCACGATCTCGCCGACCTCGCCGTCCTTGAGCGGAATGCCGGTGTCAGGATGACAGATTTCCACAAAGGCGCGGTTGGAAAGGTGCAGGCCGTTCTTGTGGTAGCACTCGTAGCCGATGCAGCCCACATCCGCAGTGCCGTAGCCCTGACGCATAATGCAATCGAACTTCTTTTCCAGCGCGTTGCGCATCTTCTCGGAAAGCTTTTCACCGGTGCAGAACGCAGTCTCAAGGAACAAATCCTTGCGCAGGGAAAGCCCGGATTCCTCAGCCTTCTGGGCGAGATGCATCAGGTAGCTCGGCGTGCCGACGTAACCGGTGACACGCAGCTTCTGCATGATTTCGATCTGGCTGTTGGTGTTGCCAGGACCGGCCGGAACAACCGCGCAGGACAGACCGCGGAGCGGCTCCTCGAACATCAGCCCCGCCGGAGCGAGGTGATAGTTGAAGGTAACCTGACACACATCGCCGGCACGGAAACCAGCGGCATAGAAGCCTTCGGTCCAACCCCAGTAGTCCTCAGTGCGGTCTTCGGGATCAAAGATGGGACCCGGGGAAAGGAATATGCGATTGAGTTCACCGAGATCCTTGGTCAGCAGGCCGCCAAGGCGCGGGCCCATGCTCTGAAGGAATATCAGTTCCTTTTTCTTGATGATGGGGATATGCTTGAGGTCGTTCAGAGTGCGGAACTTGTCCACGTTGAACTGCGCGCGGTCAAACCGCTTCTTCACGTCCTCGGAGTAGCGGTAGGCATAGGACAGGAGCTCCTTGAGCTGCAACAGACAGTATTGCCTGCGTTCAGACTCGTCCAGCACCTCGCGTCTGCTATAGATACCTTCCGTACGGTCTTTCCTGGTCATGGAATCGTACTCCTAATATTGATATGGGTGATTTTTCGCGGAGAATAGGCATTATACCACCGGAAACCCATTTGGCAAGGAAAATTTTACATTTTCAGCAAAAACAATTGGTTACAATA is a genomic window of Desulfovibrio oxyclinae DSM 11498 containing:
- a CDS encoding slipin family protein, with the protein product MYTVLPIVALVILFLVAALRVLNEYERGVIFRLGRCIGAKGPGLIILIPIVDKMVKISLRIFALDVPNQDVITKDNVSVKVNAVVYFRVVEPVRAILEIEDYMFATSQLAQTTLRSVCGGVELDDLLSHRDKVNSQIQAILDEHTDPWGIKVTTVEVKYIDLPQEMQRAMAKQAEAERERRAKVIAAEGEFQAADKLSQAADIISRNPEALQLRYLQTLREMTSDGKASSIIPVPLDILGILKPDALTKRNTDMETNTPNNTEE
- a CDS encoding NfeD family protein, which translates into the protein MIRLASLFLLVLLAFPLSAHGEPFQVLQVNFEGTVSPASEEMLIESISYAQDSGVDLVLLRIDTPGGLGQSMRSMVKAILNSPIPVAVWVGPAGARATSAGVFLVAASDVAGMAPQTTIGAASPVSVTGDDIQKTMQAKVQNDFISLVRAVAARRDRNIEWYAESVQSAASITAAEALEQNVIEYVSPSVHDFLADIGEGGFTHDGEAISFAGNQVVLETFKPGFSYSVLSWMLHPQIAYFLLLGGMIGLFFEITHPGAIFPGVLGGICLLMALYALSVLPTTAAGILLILFALVLLGLEVAITSYGLLTVAGAVALFMGGMLLFRDPYGYLHIPTWLVLVPSLIFVAFASLIIWLILRSRKTRFTSDSDSIVGQEGTVISWEKENGQIRVRGEIWAATAALSDFTPSRDTKVKIVARNGLRLQIEPLSPEPTNANG
- a CDS encoding vitamin B12-dependent ribonucleotide reductase — translated: MAAKPMPENLPEPIINPNADVVLTRRYLNKDEAGNPNETIKELFWRVASTIAAEEAKYETSEYDTETLSRDFYDLMTGYWFLPNSPTLMNAGTRLGQLAACFVLPVEDSIEGIFDAVKHAAMIHKSGGGTGFSFSRLRPADAVVGSTGGVASGPLSFLRIFNCATEQIKQGGTRRGANMGILRVDHPDIMEFIKAKERDGELNNFNLSVALTEKFMQAVENNEEYNLVAPNTGTVTGTLNAREVFSILVRKAWESGDPGIVFLDRINRDNPTPEQGEMESTNPCGEQPLLPYEACNLGSINLGLCYKPDDNGGTVDYDRLKEVVHLSTRFLDNVIDASQYPLEQITEHVHKNRKIGLGVMGWADLLYRLGIPYDSQKAADLGETVMKFIRDEARSASKQLAKERGPFTAYEDSVFGKANLGPYRNATTTTIAPTGTLSIIAGCSSGVEPLFALSFVRNVMDGDRLMESNPYFADALKEAGAYSEKLMEEVAKGASIQTMEHLPEDIRRVFVTAMDIAPMWHLKMQAAFQKYTDNAVSKTVNLPNEATQEEIWDIYWKAYEYGCKGVTVYRDGCKQLQVLCTGDGEEKKESEGQNGNAPRGIVKDRPDVIYGFTQKVETGLGDLYLTVNEVNNRPFEVFATIGKSGRSITAKAEAIGRLVSLALRSGVDVRDIVAQLKGIGGDNPKFIKKKMVQSIPDAIAWVFENRYLKGETVGSGVTSLSREVCPDCGEVLIFEEGCHICKSCGFSKCG
- a CDS encoding phenylacetate--CoA ligase family protein; its protein translation is MTRKDRTEGIYSRREVLDESERRQYCLLQLKELLSYAYRYSEDVKKRFDRAQFNVDKFRTLNDLKHIPIIKKKELIFLQSMGPRLGGLLTKDLGELNRIFLSPGPIFDPEDRTEDYWGWTEGFYAAGFRAGDVCQVTFNYHLAPAGLMFEEPLRGLSCAVVPAGPGNTNSQIEIMQKLRVTGYVGTPSYLMHLAQKAEESGLSLRKDLFLETAFCTGEKLSEKMRNALEKKFDCIMRQGYGTADVGCIGYECYHKNGLHLSNRAFVEICHPDTGIPLKDGEVGEIVVTAFNKTYPLIRLATGDLGYIDRSPCPCGRTSPRLGGIVGRVDTTARIKGMFVYPHQVEQVMARFEDVKRWQIEVTNPGGIDEMVLSIEAGSFDQEEELLHLFREKIKLRPILKVLSPGSLPPQIRPIEDKRTWD